In one window of Chthoniobacterales bacterium DNA:
- a CDS encoding response regulator transcription factor, translating to MKPVRCLAVDDERLARRHVVRLLSTRPDIVVVGEAGSKASALRAIREHQPELLLLDVQMPRGGGFDVLAALDNPPHVIFVTAFDRHATHAFEVNAIDFLLKPINEERFHRSLDRAVRLIRSGALDVAAVRPQLQPDDLALVPLGGSGRFVGVDDIVLVEAQGNYSRITTRDGKHLTARQTLKQWSACLPPEMFVQLDRGLIVNRHCIRTAEFSVRSALVRLGEHGQKLHLGAAAASRLRELLAP from the coding sequence ATGAAGCCGGTGCGTTGCCTCGCTGTCGATGACGAGCGCCTTGCGCGCCGGCATGTCGTGCGTTTGCTTTCCACGCGCCCGGACATCGTGGTGGTGGGCGAAGCGGGCAGCAAAGCCTCCGCCCTGCGGGCCATTCGCGAGCACCAACCGGAATTGCTCCTGCTCGATGTGCAGATGCCGCGCGGTGGCGGTTTCGACGTGCTTGCCGCCTTGGACAACCCCCCGCATGTGATCTTCGTCACCGCATTCGACCGTCACGCCACCCACGCCTTCGAGGTCAACGCGATCGACTTCCTCCTCAAACCGATCAACGAGGAACGTTTCCACCGTTCCCTCGATCGCGCGGTGCGGCTCATCCGCAGCGGCGCACTCGATGTCGCGGCGGTCAGGCCGCAATTGCAACCGGACGATCTCGCGCTCGTGCCGCTCGGCGGATCGGGGCGCTTTGTCGGCGTGGACGACATTGTTCTTGTCGAAGCCCAGGGAAATTACTCGCGCATCACCACGCGCGACGGGAAACACCTCACCGCGCGGCAGACGCTCAAGCAGTGGTCTGCCTGCCTGCCGCCGGAAATGTTCGTGCAGCTCGATCGCGGGCTTATCGTCAATCGTCACTGCATCCGCACGGCCGAATTTTCCGTGCGCTCGGCGCTGGTCAGGCTCGGGGAGCACGGCCAGAAACTGCATTTGGGTGCGGCCGCGGCCTCGCGCTTGCGCGAATTGCTCGCGCCTTGA
- a CDS encoding PEP-CTERM sorting domain-containing protein has product MRKLPIFLAAVATLAFVPVQAAIIFTVNGTVTTAAAGWNLNDPVTFTWTLAGNTPEASAGATTMTWSEELSTQPVLFANVTGTGLTGTYTRPVQFLGSPYSFLQVNLEPATLIYAGTDAEFIGLYAPNSSQVFRVFANVGAAFGYAMQNPAPSPDTYFPSYLGTYSSVTTSSYPIQSSVSTASGTMEFSPTSFTISQVTEPVPEPGTWVAAALLAGGAAFVRWRKRRDEGPKEAA; this is encoded by the coding sequence ATGCGCAAGTTGCCCATTTTCCTCGCCGCTGTAGCCACACTGGCCTTCGTTCCCGTGCAAGCCGCGATCATTTTCACCGTCAACGGCACCGTGACGACAGCGGCCGCCGGATGGAACCTCAACGACCCGGTGACGTTCACTTGGACATTGGCCGGCAACACGCCCGAAGCATCAGCCGGCGCCACGACCATGACCTGGTCTGAGGAACTGTCCACGCAACCGGTCCTTTTCGCCAATGTGACCGGCACCGGACTGACGGGGACTTATACCCGGCCCGTCCAATTCCTCGGCAGTCCGTATTCTTTTCTCCAAGTGAATCTCGAGCCAGCGACCCTCATTTACGCAGGAACCGATGCGGAGTTTATCGGGCTCTACGCGCCGAACAGCTCTCAAGTGTTCAGGGTCTTTGCCAACGTAGGAGCCGCGTTCGGTTATGCCATGCAAAATCCCGCGCCGTCGCCCGATACCTACTTTCCGAGCTATTTGGGAACATACAGCTCGGTCACGACTTCATCCTATCCCATCCAAAGTTCCGTCAGCACCGCGAGCGGAACGATGGAGTTTAGCCCGACCTCATTCACCATTTCCCAAGTCACAGAACCCGTTCCCGAACCCGGCACCTGGGTCGCCGCGGCGCTGCTCGCCGGCGGTGCGGCTTTCGTGCGCTGGCGCAAACGCCGCGACGAAGGGCCGAAAGAAGCAGCCTGA